A region from the Dromaius novaehollandiae isolate bDroNov1 chromosome 28, bDroNov1.hap1, whole genome shotgun sequence genome encodes:
- the BIN2 gene encoding bridging integrator 2, which translates to MRPPAPAASRRTSSGRKRKTASCCRAQNKKKRKASRDAAAAPGQRAAAMAEGKSGGAGLFAKQVQKRLSRAQEKVLQKLGKTVETKDEQFEQSAYNFQQQQSEGHKLYKDLKAFLGAVKVMHESSRKVAETLQEIYSAEWDGHEELGAIAASNDLLWDDYEAKLDDQAVRLMENYLAQFGEIKERMAKRGRKLVDYDSARHHLEALQSAKKKDEAKIAKAEEEFNRAQSVFEELNRELREELPVLYGSRVACYVTVFQNISNLRDVFYKEMSKLNHDLYEVMSKLDKQHSSKVFIVKGVPSNRRSLLISSPVSPPAAFPCPGPAEPPVSPAAAQPEPEPPAAAEPPAASSSSSSSSSSSGGGEAVSNGPGEPKPTALTEAGPGEPEPTALAEAGPGEPGEPGEPGEPGEPGAGDAEPTGGTEDVATSLAELILSEALAKAAGGSGQSPERDDDGVEPEPREAAAAPGETPPLPTPAEEPSDSGESLEEFDLSPKSARTQVGLDAAPDEEPSGSSGDDGPRADPQERDAAGAPDGSREPGDAGDVAEPLGPA; encoded by the exons atgcggcccccggcgccggctGCCTCGCGTCGAACTTCCTCCGGCAGAAAACGTAAAACCGCAAGTTGCTGCCGAgcgcaaaataaaaaaaaaagaaaagcgagCCGCgacgccgcggcggccccggggcagcgagctgcagccaTGGCCGAGGGCAAGAGCGGCGGCGCTGGGCTCTTCGCCAAGCAGGTCCAGAAGCGCCTCAGCCGGGCGCAGGAGAAG GTTTTGCAGAAACTGGGCAAAACGGTGGAGACCAAAGACGAGCAGTTTGAGCAAAGCGCCTAcaacttccagcagcagcag AGCGAAGGCCACAAGCTCTACAAGGACCTCAAGGCTTTCCTCGGCGCCGTGAAAG TGATGCACGAGAGCTCTCGGAAGGTGGCCGAGACGCTGCAGGAGATCTACAGCGCCGAGTGGGACGGGCACGAGGAGCTGGGAGCCATTGCGGCT agcaACGACCTGCTGTGGGACGACTACGAGGCGAAGCTGGACGACCAGGCGGTGCGGCTCATGGAGAACTACCTGGCCCAGTTCGGCGAGATCAAG GAGCGCATGGCCAAGCGCGGCCGCAAGCTGGTGGACTACGACAGCGCCCGGCATCACCTCGAGGCCCTGCAGAGCGCCAAGAAGAAGGACGAGGCCAAGATCGCCAAG GCGGAGGAGGAGTTCAACAGAGCCCAGAGCGTCTTCGAGGAGCTCAACCGGGAGCTGCGCGAGGAGCTGCCCGTGCTCTACGGCAG CCGCGTCGCCTGCTACGTGACCGTCTTCCAGAACATCTCCAACCTCCGCGACGTCTTCTACAAGGAGATGAGCAAG CTGAACCACGACCTCTACGAGGTGATGAGCAAACTGGACAAGCAGCACTCCAGCAAAGTCTTCATCGTCAAGGGCGTCCCCAG CAACCGCCGCTCGCTGCTCATCTCCTCGCCCGTGAGCCCCCCGGCCGCCTTCCCCTGCCCGGGGCCGGCCGAGCCGCCCGTCTCCCCCGCAGCCGCACAGCCGGAGCCGGAGCCTCCCGCAGCAGCGGAGCCGCCagcagcctcctcttcctcctcctcctcctcatcctcctcgggcggcggcgaggccgtcTCCAATGGGCCGGGAGAGCCGAAGCCCACGGCGCTCACCGAAGCCGGGCCGGGAGAGCCGGAGCCCACGGCGCTCGCCGAAGCCGGGCCGGGAGAGCCGGGAGAGCCGGGAGAGCCGGGAGAGCCGGGAGAGCCGGGCGCCGGCGACGCGGAGCCCACGGGAGGCACCGAGGACGTCGCCACGTCGCTGGCGGAGCTGATCCTGTCCGAGGCGCTGGCCAaggcggcgggaggcagcgggcaGAGCCCCGAGCGGGACGACGACGGCGTCGAGCCGGAGCCCAGGGaagcggccgccgcgccgggagagACGCCGCCGTTGCCGACTCCAGCCGAGGAGCCCAGCGACTCCGGGGAGAGCCTGGAGGAGTTCGACCTCTCCCCAAAATCGGCGAGGACGCAG GTGGGCCTGGACGCTGCCCCCGACGAGGAGCCGAGCGGCAGCTCCGGGGACGACGGTCCCCGCGCCGACCCCCAG GAGCGCGATGCCGCCGGGGCGCCGGACGGCAGCCGGGAGCCTGGGGACGCCGGGGACGTCGCCGAGCCCCTCGGACCCGCCTGA
- the SMAGP gene encoding small cell adhesion glycoprotein isoform X1: MGQNWKGEAGRAPPAPPPPPRREPPRSRAGAAAAAALQDAGSSAGRTRRRAADAMEGAQPPRAAEPTTPLLRKADAPPLPEEANTVVIAVVIALVFVTLLTVLVVIVVYLYKNKGSYLTYERPAAEGDVSVQMEDASPGEKAEYFI, translated from the exons ATGGGGCAGAACTGGAAAGGTGAGGCAGGAAGGGCCCCGCCcgcaccgccccccccgccccgccgggagccgccgcggagccgcgccggggccgccgccgccgcag CGCTGCAAGACGCCGGGAGCTCGGCCGGCAggacccggcgccgcgcggccgatGCCATGGAaggcgcgcagcccccgcgggcggCAG AGCCGACCACCCCGCTGCTGCGCAAGGCGgacgccccgccgctgcccgagGAGGCCAACACCGTCGTCATCGCCG TCGTCATCGCGCTGGTGTTCGTCACCCTGCTGACGGTGCTGGTGGTGATCGTCGTCTACCTGTACAAGAACAAGGGCAGCTACCTCACCTACgagcggccggcggcggaggGCGACGTCTCCGTGCAGATGGAGGACGCCTCGCCCGGGGAGAAAGCAGAGTATTTCATCTAG
- the SMAGP gene encoding small cell adhesion glycoprotein isoform X2: MEGAQPPRAAEPTTPLLRKADAPPLPEEANTVVIAVVIALVFVTLLTVLVVIVVYLYKNKGSYLTYERPAAEGDVSVQMEDASPGEKAEYFI, from the exons ATGGAaggcgcgcagcccccgcgggcggCAG AGCCGACCACCCCGCTGCTGCGCAAGGCGgacgccccgccgctgcccgagGAGGCCAACACCGTCGTCATCGCCG TCGTCATCGCGCTGGTGTTCGTCACCCTGCTGACGGTGCTGGTGGTGATCGTCGTCTACCTGTACAAGAACAAGGGCAGCTACCTCACCTACgagcggccggcggcggaggGCGACGTCTCCGTGCAGATGGAGGACGCCTCGCCCGGGGAGAAAGCAGAGTATTTCATCTAG
- the CELA1 gene encoding chymotrypsin-like elastase family member 1, with the protein MLQLLLLATLALCGRCSEQLPDGVQRVVGGSQAQAHAWPSQISLQYYYSGSWYHTCGGSLIRQNWVMTAAHCVDSNLSFRVVAGDHNIDQSEGTEQIFTVSKIIIHPSWNSNNVAAGYDIALLRLSGSVTLNSYVQLAVLPQAGTVLANNYPCYITGWGLTRTNGQLSSVLLQAYLPVVSYQTCSSSSYWGSTVKSTMVCAGGDGVRSGCQGDSGGPLNCAVNGVYQVHGITSFVSSLGCNVLRKPTVFTRVSAYNSWINSVIAQN; encoded by the exons atgctgcagctgctgctcctggccaCCCTTGCTCTCTGCG GACGCTGCTCGGAGCAGCTGCCGGACGGGGTGCAGCGGGTGGTCGGCGGCAGCCAAGCGCAGGCGCACGCGTGGCCGTCGCAG ATCTCCCTGCAGTATTACTACAGCGGGAGCTGGTACCACACCTGCGGCGGGTCCCTCATCCGGCAGAACTGGGTGATGACGGCGGCTCACTGCGTCGACAG tAACCTGAGCTTCCGCGTGGTTGCTGGCGACCACAACATCGACCAGAGCGAGGGCACCGAGCAGATCTTCACCGTCAGCAAGATCATCATCCACCCCTCCTGGAACAGCAACAACGTCGCCGCGGG CTACGACATCGCCCTGCTCCGGCTCTCCGGCAGCGTCACCCTCAACAGCTACGTGCAGCTGGCGGTGCTGCCCCAGGCGGGGACCGTCCTGGCCAACAACTACCCCTGCTACATCACCGGCTGGGGCCTCACCCGCA CCAACGGGCAGCTCTCGAGCGTCCTGCTCCAGGCGTACCTGCCCGTCGTGAGCTACCAGACCTGCTCCAGCTCCTCTTACTGGGGCTCCACCGTCAAGAGCACCATGGTGTGCGCCGGCGGCGACGGTGTCCGCTCCGGCTGCCAG GGCGACTCGGGCGGCCCCCTGAACTGCGCCGTCAACGGCGTCTACCAAGTCCACGGCATCACCAGCTTCGTCTCCAGCCTGGGCTGCAACGTGCTGAGGAAGCCCACCGTCTTCACCCGCGTCTCCGCCTACAACTCCTGGATCAACAGC GTGATCGCCCAAAACTGA
- the DAZAP2 gene encoding DAZ-associated protein 2 — MNSKGQYPTQPSYPVQSPGNPPVYPQTLPLPQPPPYTDAPPAYSELYRPSFVPLGAATVPTMSAAYPGASVFLPMAQSVAMGPIGSSVPMAYYPVGPVYPPGSTVLVEGGFDAGARFGAGGTASIPPPPPGCPPNAAQLAVMQGANVLVTQRKGNFFLGGSDGGYTIW; from the exons atgaaCAGCAAAG GACAATATCCCACCCAGCCCTCCTACCCGGTCCAGTCGCCGGGCAATCCTCCCGTGTACCCGCAGACTCTGCCCCTTCCGCAGCCGCCGCCGTACACAGACGCGCCTCCTGCTTATTCCGAG ctttatcGTCCCAGCTTTGTGCCTCTGGGGGCTGCCACCGTACCCACGATGTCTGCGGCGTATCCGGGCGCTTCGGTGTTCCTGCCCATGGCCCAGTCGGTGGCCATGGGCCCGATCGGCTCTTCGGTCCCCATGGCGTATTACCCCGTGGGACCCGTTTACCCTCCGGGCTCCACAGTCCTCGTCGAAGGCGGCTTTGATGCCGGAGCGAGGTTTGGGGCTGGTGGAACAGCCAGTATCCCT CCCCCCCCTCCTGGCTGCCCCCCCAACGCCGCCCAGCTGGCCGTCATGCAGGGAGCCAACGTCCTGGTGACGCAACGGAAGGGAAACTTCTTCCTGGGCGGCTCAGATGGCGGCTACACTATCTGGTGA